A window from Drosophila kikkawai strain 14028-0561.14 chromosome 2L, DkikHiC1v2, whole genome shotgun sequence encodes these proteins:
- the OtopLb gene encoding proton channel OtopLc isoform X3 yields MSPHPISPLAKSQNNLDLVEHASQRQALLPMPTIGIHRDDSACTLQVSRRPSLLLQEILTQRPPLFGRKDGNGFLSPRSARNGNLQGTASGSTATINLQSGTASARNGSTAFFDSGAKSFQAKQQKEKNRRAGNDAISSALSATYCKLLVLLGVCLPITEVISEQIPTYVYQGFYVYLYAGSILFVIFLYISAFRNRSLFNALKEYHEKNSNVHLKHKVTHFGSFYLRVGAIAFAIGTMVYSGLEFGQFFELNGHPGCRDVFVAITPICRMILCIAQVQFIFLNTTYMDMARHKVASRFGLMHMVATNLCEWLYVLVEETKHEIFHIGQHEVDPAHDLVIHNNTNSRPDWAAVNESLHQHHLHNSHLTVTDPLNRTVLANVSTIIANMTLTPSPTAATFSGCSRTTIMGSLVQQLSPFLFPCTIEYSLICAVILFEMWKTVKSIPDIDKTRKNSVKPVTQKPAHHFSVDCSQSHKGLFFGILIIVMTIISMIMYFVLYTQPGYELVATQEVTLWETFMYFMCASAVITGMILMRDLRYIKDTSDEHHSMDLDNLLLIVAQTGVYLYGMFSILGSYFAKWDTVPDRVEGIIAEVFGVVQTSLQTMFILHASHRRCKGAKQVRRKPGREIITFLLVANIAIWFVNTLIKGRAVFRETHLEFFGVWGWTIITHISMPLAIFYRFHSTICLFEVWKITYKAKAH; encoded by the exons ATGTCGCCGCATCCCATCTCACCGCTGGCCAAGTCCCAGAATAATCTGGATCTCGTGGAGCATGCCAGTCAGAGGCAGGCCCTCCTACCGATGCCCACAATAGGGATCCATCGCGATGACTCTGCCTGCACCCTGCAGGTGTCCCGCAGGCCATCGCTGCTCCTGCAGGAGATACTCACGCAGCGGCCCCCGCTCTTTGGAAGGAAAGATGGCAATGGATTCTTGTCGCCGAGGAGTGCCAGAAATGG AAACCTGCAAGGAACAGCCAGCGGCAGTACAGCCACCATTAACTTACAAAGTGGCACGGCAAGTGCTAGGAATGGATCCACAGCCTTCTTCGACAGTGGAGCCAAGAGCTTTCAGGCCAAGCAGCAGAAGGAAAAGAACCGCAGGGCGGGCAA TGATGCCATAAGCTCTGCCTTGTCGGCCACCTACTGCaagctgctggtgctgctgggcGTCTGTCTGCCCATCACAGAGGTGATATCGGAGCAGATACCCACCTATGTGTACCAGGGATTCTATGTGTATCTCTATGCAGGCAGCATACTCTTTGTGATATTTCTGTACATCAGTGCCTTTCGCAATCGATCGCTATTTAATGCCCTGAAAGAGTATC ATGAAAAGAACAGCAATGTCCATCTCAAGCACAAAGTCACTCATTTTGGCAGTTTTTACCTGAGAGTCGGAGCCATTGCCTTTGCCATTGGCACCATGGTGTATTCTGGCCTGGAATTTGGTCAGTTTTTCGAGCTGAATGGTCATCCTGGCTGTCGGGATGTCTTCGTGGCCATTACTCCCATCTGTAGGATGATCCTGTGCATTGCCCAGGTTCAGTTCATCTTCCTGAACACCACCTACATGGACATGGCCCGCCATAAGGTGGCCTCGAGATTCGGACTCATGCACATGGTGGCCACCAATCTGTGCGAGTGGCTGTATGTCCTAGTGGAGGAGACCAAGCACGAGATATTCCACATAGGCCAACACGAGGTGGATCCCGCCCACGACCTGGTCATtcacaacaacaccaacagccggcCCGACTGGGCTGCGGTTAATGAGTCCCTGCATCAGCATCATCTTCACAACTCCCACCTGACGGTCACGGATCCGCTCAATAGAACGGTGCTGGCCAATGTGAGCACTATtattgcgaacatgactttgaCCCCTTCGCCCACGGCGGCCACATTTAGTGGCTGTTCTCGGACCACCATCATGGGTTCTTTAGTCCAGCAGCTGTCGCCTTTCCTGTTTCCCTGCACCATCGAGTATTCCCTAATCTGTGCTGTGATTCTCTTCGAGATGTGGAAGACTGTTAAATCCATTCCGGACATCGACAAGACCAGGAAGAACTCCGTGAAGCCGGTGACTCAGAAACCGGCTCACCATTTCTCCGTGGACTGCTCGCAGTCGCACAAGGGTCTCTTCTTTGGCATCCTGATCATTGTGATGACAATTATCTCCATGATCATGTACTTTGTGCTGTACACGCAGCCGGGTTACGAGCTGGTGGCCACTCAGGAGGTCACTCTGTGGGAGACCTTCATGTACTTTATGTGCGCCTCGGCTGTGATAACGG GCATGATCCTTATGCGCGACCTGCGCTACATCAAGGACACCAGCGACGAACACCACTCGATGGACCTGGACAATCTTCTTCTGATTGTGGCCCAGACCGGAGTGTATCTCTACGGCATGTTCAGCATCCTGGGCAGCTACTTTGCCAAGTGGGACACAGTACCGGACCGCGTCGAAGGTATTATCGCGGAGGTCTTCGGCGTGGTGCAGACATCGCTGCAGACCATGTTTATCCTTCACGCAAGCCACCGGCGGTGCAAGGGCGCCAAGCAGGTGCGAAGGAAGCCGGGCAGGGAGATTATCACGTTCCTGCTGGTGGCCAACATTGCCATCTGGTTTGTGAATACGCTGATTAAGGGACGAGCCGTGTTCCGGGAGACGCACCTGGAGTTCTTCGGGGTCTGGGGCTGGACCATCATTACTCACATCTCCATGCCGCTGGCCATCTTCTACCGCTTCCACTCCACGATTTGTCTGTTTGAAGTCTGGAAAATCACCTACAAGGCCAAGGCGCACTAG
- the OtopLb gene encoding proton channel OtopLc isoform X4, producing the protein MVERNSGVQYERMPSVTFRNLQGTASGSTATINLQSGTASARNGSTAFFDSGAKSFQAKQQKEKNRRAGNDAISSALSATYCKLLVLLGVCLPITEVISEQIPTYVYQGFYVYLYAGSILFVIFLYISAFRNRSLFNALKEYHEKNSNVHLKHKVTHFGSFYLRVGAIAFAIGTMVYSGLEFGQFFELNGHPGCRDVFVAITPICRMILCIAQVQFIFLNTTYMDMARHKVASRFGLMHMVATNLCEWLYVLVEETKHEIFHIGQHEVDPAHDLVIHNNTNSRPDWAAVNESLHQHHLHNSHLTVTDPLNRTVLANVSTIIANMTLTPSPTAATFSGCSRTTIMGSLVQQLSPFLFPCTIEYSLICAVILFEMWKTVKSIPDIDKTRKNSVKPVTQKPAHHFSVDCSQSHKGLFFGILIIVMTIISMIMYFVLYTQPGYELVATQEVTLWETFMYFMCASAVITGMILMRDLRYIKDTSDEHHSMDLDNLLLIVAQTGVYLYGMFSILGSYFAKWDTVPDRVEGIIAEVFGVVQTSLQTMFILHASHRRCKGAKQVRRKPGREIITFLLVANIAIWFVNTLIKGRAVFRETHLEFFGVWGWTIITHISMPLAIFYRFHSTICLFEVWKITYKAKAH; encoded by the exons ATGGTTGAACGAAATAGCGGAGTTCAATACGAGAGAATGCCGTCTGTTACTTTCAG AAACCTGCAAGGAACAGCCAGCGGCAGTACAGCCACCATTAACTTACAAAGTGGCACGGCAAGTGCTAGGAATGGATCCACAGCCTTCTTCGACAGTGGAGCCAAGAGCTTTCAGGCCAAGCAGCAGAAGGAAAAGAACCGCAGGGCGGGCAA TGATGCCATAAGCTCTGCCTTGTCGGCCACCTACTGCaagctgctggtgctgctgggcGTCTGTCTGCCCATCACAGAGGTGATATCGGAGCAGATACCCACCTATGTGTACCAGGGATTCTATGTGTATCTCTATGCAGGCAGCATACTCTTTGTGATATTTCTGTACATCAGTGCCTTTCGCAATCGATCGCTATTTAATGCCCTGAAAGAGTATC ATGAAAAGAACAGCAATGTCCATCTCAAGCACAAAGTCACTCATTTTGGCAGTTTTTACCTGAGAGTCGGAGCCATTGCCTTTGCCATTGGCACCATGGTGTATTCTGGCCTGGAATTTGGTCAGTTTTTCGAGCTGAATGGTCATCCTGGCTGTCGGGATGTCTTCGTGGCCATTACTCCCATCTGTAGGATGATCCTGTGCATTGCCCAGGTTCAGTTCATCTTCCTGAACACCACCTACATGGACATGGCCCGCCATAAGGTGGCCTCGAGATTCGGACTCATGCACATGGTGGCCACCAATCTGTGCGAGTGGCTGTATGTCCTAGTGGAGGAGACCAAGCACGAGATATTCCACATAGGCCAACACGAGGTGGATCCCGCCCACGACCTGGTCATtcacaacaacaccaacagccggcCCGACTGGGCTGCGGTTAATGAGTCCCTGCATCAGCATCATCTTCACAACTCCCACCTGACGGTCACGGATCCGCTCAATAGAACGGTGCTGGCCAATGTGAGCACTATtattgcgaacatgactttgaCCCCTTCGCCCACGGCGGCCACATTTAGTGGCTGTTCTCGGACCACCATCATGGGTTCTTTAGTCCAGCAGCTGTCGCCTTTCCTGTTTCCCTGCACCATCGAGTATTCCCTAATCTGTGCTGTGATTCTCTTCGAGATGTGGAAGACTGTTAAATCCATTCCGGACATCGACAAGACCAGGAAGAACTCCGTGAAGCCGGTGACTCAGAAACCGGCTCACCATTTCTCCGTGGACTGCTCGCAGTCGCACAAGGGTCTCTTCTTTGGCATCCTGATCATTGTGATGACAATTATCTCCATGATCATGTACTTTGTGCTGTACACGCAGCCGGGTTACGAGCTGGTGGCCACTCAGGAGGTCACTCTGTGGGAGACCTTCATGTACTTTATGTGCGCCTCGGCTGTGATAACGG GCATGATCCTTATGCGCGACCTGCGCTACATCAAGGACACCAGCGACGAACACCACTCGATGGACCTGGACAATCTTCTTCTGATTGTGGCCCAGACCGGAGTGTATCTCTACGGCATGTTCAGCATCCTGGGCAGCTACTTTGCCAAGTGGGACACAGTACCGGACCGCGTCGAAGGTATTATCGCGGAGGTCTTCGGCGTGGTGCAGACATCGCTGCAGACCATGTTTATCCTTCACGCAAGCCACCGGCGGTGCAAGGGCGCCAAGCAGGTGCGAAGGAAGCCGGGCAGGGAGATTATCACGTTCCTGCTGGTGGCCAACATTGCCATCTGGTTTGTGAATACGCTGATTAAGGGACGAGCCGTGTTCCGGGAGACGCACCTGGAGTTCTTCGGGGTCTGGGGCTGGACCATCATTACTCACATCTCCATGCCGCTGGCCATCTTCTACCGCTTCCACTCCACGATTTGTCTGTTTGAAGTCTGGAAAATCACCTACAAGGCCAAGGCGCACTAG
- the OtopLb gene encoding proton channel OtopLc isoform X2, with product MSLINLKSSDMYDEPINLWKTKQRVHYHHDVVKGKNVPKKSASFSRSPPNSLPPSVPGTPPHSFAATSNQVIRYARTSCDHCGHHSIPVMSPHPISPLAKSQNNLDLVEHASQRQALLPMPTIGIHRDDSACTLQVSRRPSLLLQEILTQRPPLFGRKDGNGFLSPRSARNGNLQGTASGSTATINLQSGTASARNGSTAFFDSGAKSFQAKQQKEKNRRAGNDAISSALSATYCKLLVLLGVCLPITEVISEQIPTYVYQGFYVYLYAGSILFVIFLYISAFRNRSLFNALKEYHEKNSNVHLKHKVTHFGSFYLRVGAIAFAIGTMVYSGLEFGQFFELNGHPGCRDVFVAITPICRMILCIAQVQFIFLNTTYMDMARHKVASRFGLMHMVATNLCEWLYVLVEETKHEIFHIGQHEVDPAHDLVIHNNTNSRPDWAAVNESLHQHHLHNSHLTVTDPLNRTVLANVSTIIANMTLTPSPTAATFSGCSRTTIMGSLVQQLSPFLFPCTIEYSLICAVILFEMWKTVKSIPDIDKTRKNSVKPVTQKPAHHFSVDCSQSHKGLFFGILIIVMTIISMIMYFVLYTQPGYELVATQEVTLWETFMYFMCASAVITGMILMRDLRYIKDTSDEHHSMDLDNLLLIVAQTGVYLYGMFSILGSYFAKWDTVPDRVEGIIAEVFGVVQTSLQTMFILHASHRRCKGAKQVRRKPGREIITFLLVANIAIWFVNTLIKGRAVFRETHLEFFGVWGWTIITHISMPLAIFYRFHSTICLFEVWKITYKAKAH from the exons ATGTCACTAATTAACCTTAAATCCAGCGACATGTACGATGAACCGATAAATCTGTGGAAGACCAAGCAGCGCGTTCACTATCACCACGATGTGGTCAAAGGCaaaaa TGTGCCAAAGAAGTCGGCTTCGTTCTCCAGATCGCCTCCTAACTCGCTGCCGCCCTCGGTTCCGGGAACACCACCGCACTCCTTTGCAGCCACCTCGAACCAGGTGATACGCTACGCCAGAACCTCCTGCGACCACTGTGGTCATCACAGCATTCCCGTAATGTCGCCGCATCCCATCTCACCGCTGGCCAAGTCCCAGAATAATCTGGATCTCGTGGAGCATGCCAGTCAGAGGCAGGCCCTCCTACCGATGCCCACAATAGGGATCCATCGCGATGACTCTGCCTGCACCCTGCAGGTGTCCCGCAGGCCATCGCTGCTCCTGCAGGAGATACTCACGCAGCGGCCCCCGCTCTTTGGAAGGAAAGATGGCAATGGATTCTTGTCGCCGAGGAGTGCCAGAAATGG AAACCTGCAAGGAACAGCCAGCGGCAGTACAGCCACCATTAACTTACAAAGTGGCACGGCAAGTGCTAGGAATGGATCCACAGCCTTCTTCGACAGTGGAGCCAAGAGCTTTCAGGCCAAGCAGCAGAAGGAAAAGAACCGCAGGGCGGGCAA TGATGCCATAAGCTCTGCCTTGTCGGCCACCTACTGCaagctgctggtgctgctgggcGTCTGTCTGCCCATCACAGAGGTGATATCGGAGCAGATACCCACCTATGTGTACCAGGGATTCTATGTGTATCTCTATGCAGGCAGCATACTCTTTGTGATATTTCTGTACATCAGTGCCTTTCGCAATCGATCGCTATTTAATGCCCTGAAAGAGTATC ATGAAAAGAACAGCAATGTCCATCTCAAGCACAAAGTCACTCATTTTGGCAGTTTTTACCTGAGAGTCGGAGCCATTGCCTTTGCCATTGGCACCATGGTGTATTCTGGCCTGGAATTTGGTCAGTTTTTCGAGCTGAATGGTCATCCTGGCTGTCGGGATGTCTTCGTGGCCATTACTCCCATCTGTAGGATGATCCTGTGCATTGCCCAGGTTCAGTTCATCTTCCTGAACACCACCTACATGGACATGGCCCGCCATAAGGTGGCCTCGAGATTCGGACTCATGCACATGGTGGCCACCAATCTGTGCGAGTGGCTGTATGTCCTAGTGGAGGAGACCAAGCACGAGATATTCCACATAGGCCAACACGAGGTGGATCCCGCCCACGACCTGGTCATtcacaacaacaccaacagccggcCCGACTGGGCTGCGGTTAATGAGTCCCTGCATCAGCATCATCTTCACAACTCCCACCTGACGGTCACGGATCCGCTCAATAGAACGGTGCTGGCCAATGTGAGCACTATtattgcgaacatgactttgaCCCCTTCGCCCACGGCGGCCACATTTAGTGGCTGTTCTCGGACCACCATCATGGGTTCTTTAGTCCAGCAGCTGTCGCCTTTCCTGTTTCCCTGCACCATCGAGTATTCCCTAATCTGTGCTGTGATTCTCTTCGAGATGTGGAAGACTGTTAAATCCATTCCGGACATCGACAAGACCAGGAAGAACTCCGTGAAGCCGGTGACTCAGAAACCGGCTCACCATTTCTCCGTGGACTGCTCGCAGTCGCACAAGGGTCTCTTCTTTGGCATCCTGATCATTGTGATGACAATTATCTCCATGATCATGTACTTTGTGCTGTACACGCAGCCGGGTTACGAGCTGGTGGCCACTCAGGAGGTCACTCTGTGGGAGACCTTCATGTACTTTATGTGCGCCTCGGCTGTGATAACGG GCATGATCCTTATGCGCGACCTGCGCTACATCAAGGACACCAGCGACGAACACCACTCGATGGACCTGGACAATCTTCTTCTGATTGTGGCCCAGACCGGAGTGTATCTCTACGGCATGTTCAGCATCCTGGGCAGCTACTTTGCCAAGTGGGACACAGTACCGGACCGCGTCGAAGGTATTATCGCGGAGGTCTTCGGCGTGGTGCAGACATCGCTGCAGACCATGTTTATCCTTCACGCAAGCCACCGGCGGTGCAAGGGCGCCAAGCAGGTGCGAAGGAAGCCGGGCAGGGAGATTATCACGTTCCTGCTGGTGGCCAACATTGCCATCTGGTTTGTGAATACGCTGATTAAGGGACGAGCCGTGTTCCGGGAGACGCACCTGGAGTTCTTCGGGGTCTGGGGCTGGACCATCATTACTCACATCTCCATGCCGCTGGCCATCTTCTACCGCTTCCACTCCACGATTTGTCTGTTTGAAGTCTGGAAAATCACCTACAAGGCCAAGGCGCACTAG
- the OtopLb gene encoding proton channel OtopLc isoform X1, with amino-acid sequence MSLINLKSSDMYDEPINLWKTKQRVHYHHDVVKGKNNQTSSDGCDYITISVPKKSASFSRSPPNSLPPSVPGTPPHSFAATSNQVIRYARTSCDHCGHHSIPVMSPHPISPLAKSQNNLDLVEHASQRQALLPMPTIGIHRDDSACTLQVSRRPSLLLQEILTQRPPLFGRKDGNGFLSPRSARNGNLQGTASGSTATINLQSGTASARNGSTAFFDSGAKSFQAKQQKEKNRRAGNDAISSALSATYCKLLVLLGVCLPITEVISEQIPTYVYQGFYVYLYAGSILFVIFLYISAFRNRSLFNALKEYHEKNSNVHLKHKVTHFGSFYLRVGAIAFAIGTMVYSGLEFGQFFELNGHPGCRDVFVAITPICRMILCIAQVQFIFLNTTYMDMARHKVASRFGLMHMVATNLCEWLYVLVEETKHEIFHIGQHEVDPAHDLVIHNNTNSRPDWAAVNESLHQHHLHNSHLTVTDPLNRTVLANVSTIIANMTLTPSPTAATFSGCSRTTIMGSLVQQLSPFLFPCTIEYSLICAVILFEMWKTVKSIPDIDKTRKNSVKPVTQKPAHHFSVDCSQSHKGLFFGILIIVMTIISMIMYFVLYTQPGYELVATQEVTLWETFMYFMCASAVITGMILMRDLRYIKDTSDEHHSMDLDNLLLIVAQTGVYLYGMFSILGSYFAKWDTVPDRVEGIIAEVFGVVQTSLQTMFILHASHRRCKGAKQVRRKPGREIITFLLVANIAIWFVNTLIKGRAVFRETHLEFFGVWGWTIITHISMPLAIFYRFHSTICLFEVWKITYKAKAH; translated from the exons ATGTCACTAATTAACCTTAAATCCAGCGACATGTACGATGAACCGATAAATCTGTGGAAGACCAAGCAGCGCGTTCACTATCACCACGATGTGGTCAAAGGCaaaaa TAACCAAACATCCTCCGATGGCTGTGATTATATAACCATTAGTGTGCCAAAGAAGTCGGCTTCGTTCTCCAGATCGCCTCCTAACTCGCTGCCGCCCTCGGTTCCGGGAACACCACCGCACTCCTTTGCAGCCACCTCGAACCAGGTGATACGCTACGCCAGAACCTCCTGCGACCACTGTGGTCATCACAGCATTCCCGTAATGTCGCCGCATCCCATCTCACCGCTGGCCAAGTCCCAGAATAATCTGGATCTCGTGGAGCATGCCAGTCAGAGGCAGGCCCTCCTACCGATGCCCACAATAGGGATCCATCGCGATGACTCTGCCTGCACCCTGCAGGTGTCCCGCAGGCCATCGCTGCTCCTGCAGGAGATACTCACGCAGCGGCCCCCGCTCTTTGGAAGGAAAGATGGCAATGGATTCTTGTCGCCGAGGAGTGCCAGAAATGG AAACCTGCAAGGAACAGCCAGCGGCAGTACAGCCACCATTAACTTACAAAGTGGCACGGCAAGTGCTAGGAATGGATCCACAGCCTTCTTCGACAGTGGAGCCAAGAGCTTTCAGGCCAAGCAGCAGAAGGAAAAGAACCGCAGGGCGGGCAA TGATGCCATAAGCTCTGCCTTGTCGGCCACCTACTGCaagctgctggtgctgctgggcGTCTGTCTGCCCATCACAGAGGTGATATCGGAGCAGATACCCACCTATGTGTACCAGGGATTCTATGTGTATCTCTATGCAGGCAGCATACTCTTTGTGATATTTCTGTACATCAGTGCCTTTCGCAATCGATCGCTATTTAATGCCCTGAAAGAGTATC ATGAAAAGAACAGCAATGTCCATCTCAAGCACAAAGTCACTCATTTTGGCAGTTTTTACCTGAGAGTCGGAGCCATTGCCTTTGCCATTGGCACCATGGTGTATTCTGGCCTGGAATTTGGTCAGTTTTTCGAGCTGAATGGTCATCCTGGCTGTCGGGATGTCTTCGTGGCCATTACTCCCATCTGTAGGATGATCCTGTGCATTGCCCAGGTTCAGTTCATCTTCCTGAACACCACCTACATGGACATGGCCCGCCATAAGGTGGCCTCGAGATTCGGACTCATGCACATGGTGGCCACCAATCTGTGCGAGTGGCTGTATGTCCTAGTGGAGGAGACCAAGCACGAGATATTCCACATAGGCCAACACGAGGTGGATCCCGCCCACGACCTGGTCATtcacaacaacaccaacagccggcCCGACTGGGCTGCGGTTAATGAGTCCCTGCATCAGCATCATCTTCACAACTCCCACCTGACGGTCACGGATCCGCTCAATAGAACGGTGCTGGCCAATGTGAGCACTATtattgcgaacatgactttgaCCCCTTCGCCCACGGCGGCCACATTTAGTGGCTGTTCTCGGACCACCATCATGGGTTCTTTAGTCCAGCAGCTGTCGCCTTTCCTGTTTCCCTGCACCATCGAGTATTCCCTAATCTGTGCTGTGATTCTCTTCGAGATGTGGAAGACTGTTAAATCCATTCCGGACATCGACAAGACCAGGAAGAACTCCGTGAAGCCGGTGACTCAGAAACCGGCTCACCATTTCTCCGTGGACTGCTCGCAGTCGCACAAGGGTCTCTTCTTTGGCATCCTGATCATTGTGATGACAATTATCTCCATGATCATGTACTTTGTGCTGTACACGCAGCCGGGTTACGAGCTGGTGGCCACTCAGGAGGTCACTCTGTGGGAGACCTTCATGTACTTTATGTGCGCCTCGGCTGTGATAACGG GCATGATCCTTATGCGCGACCTGCGCTACATCAAGGACACCAGCGACGAACACCACTCGATGGACCTGGACAATCTTCTTCTGATTGTGGCCCAGACCGGAGTGTATCTCTACGGCATGTTCAGCATCCTGGGCAGCTACTTTGCCAAGTGGGACACAGTACCGGACCGCGTCGAAGGTATTATCGCGGAGGTCTTCGGCGTGGTGCAGACATCGCTGCAGACCATGTTTATCCTTCACGCAAGCCACCGGCGGTGCAAGGGCGCCAAGCAGGTGCGAAGGAAGCCGGGCAGGGAGATTATCACGTTCCTGCTGGTGGCCAACATTGCCATCTGGTTTGTGAATACGCTGATTAAGGGACGAGCCGTGTTCCGGGAGACGCACCTGGAGTTCTTCGGGGTCTGGGGCTGGACCATCATTACTCACATCTCCATGCCGCTGGCCATCTTCTACCGCTTCCACTCCACGATTTGTCTGTTTGAAGTCTGGAAAATCACCTACAAGGCCAAGGCGCACTAG